From the Gemmatimonadota bacterium genome, the window ATGCATCTAACGTCCGGTCCAACCAGGTTTGAATGTCTTCTGGAACGGGTTCGAGCAACCCGGACATCCGCCGGTACCCGGCCGATGCTTCCTGCGACCGCCCCAGCCGGACCAGGGTGGCGTTCAATTCAACGAGCACGGCCAGGTTTTCCGGTTCGTATTCGAGCATGGCCTGCAGCTCTTCCAGGGCATCCTCCTCCTGGAGATCCGGACCCCGCAACCTTCTCAACTCGGTGAGGTACTTGTACCGGAGCACCACGTCGGACGCGTTGAGGCCAACGGCATGGGCCAGCAGGCCCAGGGCGGCTTCGCGATCTCCCCGCGCCGCCACGATGTCGGATTTGATGGAAAGGACTTCACCGTCTTCCGGGGCAAGATCCACGGCCCGGTCGACGGAGGCGGCGGCCTGCTCGTAGTCTCGAAGTTTCAACAGCGCCAGGGCCCGGTTCGCGTGACCGAGCGGCTCGCGAGGCACCAGCCGGGCTACCGACTCGAAGGAACCCGCCGCGCCTTCCAGGTCATTCCGATACAGGTAGGCCAGCCCGGTGTGCTTCGCGGAAAGGGCTTCCTCCCACACTTCGCGGGAAGGGGCGGACTCACCACAGCCCGCGAGCAGGCACGCGGCCATCGTTATCCACGCGGTCATCGACATTCCCGTAACGCCGTTTACCATCCGCATTGAGCGTCACCTCGTATTGGAAAGGACTAAAACCGGTTGCTGGCCATCAGTTCGCTGTTTCCGTCCCGCGTCACCCATTTCAGGGCGATGGCCACCCGGTTTTCTTCGTCGAGTGCGTCCCAGTACGTCTCCATGACCTCTTCCGGTCCGCCTCCCAGGGGCATGAGCAGGGGATCGTCCGAAAACGCCGGCAGCGGTTCGCCGTCTCCCATGTAGGTCGTCAGGCACAGTCCCAGACCGGGTGGAGGAGGGTCCGGACGGTACGTCAGCCGGTCGGTATGGGCGGGATCGGCCGGATTCGCCCGGAGTACGCTCAGGGACAGGGCGGGCGGCCCGTTCAGGTCCAGCATTCCGCTGATGCGGGGTGTGTAGTTCGGCGCGTCGGGC encodes:
- a CDS encoding inosine monophosphate cyclohydrolase gives rise to the protein MNDTGIPARNFARHIASNRYPGRGLIIGRSAADDAWFLLYWIMGRSDSSRNRRFAIEGSVLRTEPVDPAKLDAPELIIYPAMLELPGIYIVANGDQSRTIHDALRGGGTFEAALATREREPDAPNYTPRISGMLDLNGPPALSLSVLRANPADPAHTDRLTYRPDPPPPGLGLCLTTYMGDGEPLPAFSDDPLLMPLGGGPEEVMETYWDALDEENRVAIALKWVTRDGNSELMASNRF